The genomic segment CCTGGCTCGCTGTATCTCcatcctcttcatttcctcttctacttcctcttcctcctctttctcctccgccccttcctcccctccttcctcccctccttcctcctcctcctcctcctcctcctcctcctccttcctcccctccttcctcctcttccttcctcccctcctgcttCCCCTATCCAGTGGCACAGTTCGTAGGTCGtctgcttctgtctcttcttGTGCCCATATCTGTCTGTTGCAGGAGTTGCAGCCTTCGGGTCGTGTCCTCATGAGAGGATGCAGATGGATGTACGCACTGGGCGGTGGGTGGGGCGTGGATGCGCGAGGAGGGCGTCGGGCAGTGGGGGGATTGTGGGAAGTGGATGCGCGAATTGGGTGGTGAGCAGCGGGAAGCGTGCGGTGGGCGGCGGACAGAGGGTGGAATGCGGCGCCCTCGTGGAGTCAGAGGGTAGGACGGAGGGCAGATGATCCGTGGGCGGCGCAGTGGGCGGCCGTCAGGATGATGGAGGATGCACCGGCGAGGCCCCGACCGGCCCGGGAATATCGCACAAACTGCACCATTAATGAATTGTGTTTCTATTTATCATCGGCGTGTCAATGGCGGTCGCGTGGCCGGGGCCAGAGGGGCATAAGCGCCGCCGAGGCTCTTGCAGCTCCGGGGCGCAAGGGCGGCCGGCGTGCTCGGGCGTGTGCGGGCGACAAGCGGCCGCATACCAAACAATGCAACATGCAACAATGCAGCCGGGCTGCACGGGAAGCGCCTATAGCCGGGGCCGTGGCACGGGGAAAGCGCCCTTGTGCCCGGGGGCGGAGGAGCGGCCAGCCGCCGGAGACGCCACATGCCCGGAGGACGCGGGACCCTGATGGATACTTAAGATAACATGCCGACCCGGCGGGGACGCCCGCGCCAGACAGTATGGTGCcctgctggggggagggggaggaagaggaggaggggagacgaggggatggaggggagggaaggaggggatggggtggggggaggccggATCCTGTGACTTGGACGCCCGAGGAATTTGCAGCGATGTGATTCATTCTCCGAGATTCGTAAAGGATTTCACTTCATTCTTTACAACCTTGTTACACATTGTCCATATTACCTTATCTACattacctattttattattatcattattctccattatattgcatatcatcatcatcatcatcatcatcatcatctcatcatcatcatcatgtcatcgatcatgatcatgatcagtgatcatgatcatgatcatcatcatcatcatcatcatcatcgttatcattcttgccatcatcatcatcatcgtcatcattcttgccatcatcatcatccttgtcatcATCCTGAGTAATCTTCCTGCTCCCTTCCCCGAAGCCTTGCACGTGTCCAGGCCCTCAACAGCCCTTCATCTCGTCTGTCTCTCCCGCAGTCTGGTACCGACGACCGCGTGTCCGACATGGAGCAGGAGGACAGCCTGGGCCTGACGGGCGGCGGCCGCGACAGCCCCCTGAAGCCCGGCGTCGGCGTCTGCGGGggcgggatggagggggaggacaTCCTCGCCAAGCTCCGGCAGCAGGTCTCCGCGGCGTCGCTCTTCAGCCACACCCGGGAGAGCATCCTGGGcggctcccctcctccccccggctcgcccaacaacaacaataacaataataacaataacaataacggacACAACCTCTACGACCGCCTCCACACCCTCCTGCAGgcgaagatgaagagggaggtgAGTACGGCGCTGCGATGTTGTTGATACGATGCAAACTTGTGTTCTATGGTTAATGGCGATTATAGGTATagcattattaatgattaattagTGATAGTAATACATAATTAATCTTATTTTGAAAGGTCAGAAGGTCACAATAGAGCAATAGTTatgtagacagaaagagaagtagaCAGTGAAGTGTAGCTTAATCAGTAATCGACGAATTTCATGATTAATTGAAGGTAATTGCAAGCTACATTCCGAACGATTTGAGTATAAAGTTATAAGACAAATTCCAGACAGCTGGCCAGATAAGGGACAACTGGTGCAAGGATAGAAGGGTGAAGGATAGGATGGGATAGCTAGTCCGTGAACATAGATTGGATAGAATGGAATCAAATATGACTCGTAGAGAGAGGGATAAACATGCAGGAAAAGGACGTCACCCAATACCCATAGACGTCCCTCTGCCTCACAGAAACACAAGACCCACTGATGGGTACATTACgggacggggtggggggtgggtatcAGGGCTAGGGGAGGGGTAGATACGGCGCAGAGGGGTTGGGATGGAGAgatgggtagaggggaggggtaggtatGGGGCAGAGGGGAGGAGTAGGTATGGGGCAGAGGAGTTTGGGTAGAGAgatgggtagaggggaaggggggggagtagagggccAAACAGGTGCCCGAGGATGATCTCCGTTCCATAAAAGCTGATTGTGAGACATTAACAGATGCGGAGATACGGCGTTTTCTTAGACGCATCTCCGGCCGACTTTTATAGGTCGTTTTGTCTTGTTCCGCGTCACCAGCTCGGCTCCGGAGGCTTATCGTCTTCCTCTATTAAAGGCCGCCCGAGTGTGGGTCGCTGTCGCCCCGGGACGCGTCGGAGCGCGCTCTCAGGCctccttttgttttggtttagtCTACTTAGtgatttttaaatgtatgtttaaTCACTTTtggtgaatttttaaatttttgttattgttttttttttccattttatttatccATACATTACGATGATTTTGGATATTTATTTCCACGTTGCGTTTCTCTCTTCTAGTTTTTACTGATCCCGCGGGAGGCGCGTTGAGTGCTCTTCAGTGCACGAGAGCTGAGCCGCGAATGATGAatggtgtttgtgtttctttcccGCAGGAGGACGGTGAGGGGGACGAGGACTCGCGCGACCTGGTGCTCCGGGCGGAGGCGCTGCAGAGGCAGAGGGAGTCGCTGCTGTCGTCGCCACAGGCGCTCATGAACGCCATGAGGGGCGGCGGGCCGCCCTCGCTGGTGCCACCCGGGCCGCACCTGCCGTTCATCCCCAGCACGGTCGGCCTCCCGCCCACCTCACAGATGCCGCCCACGCCTGGGTCGGCTGGGTCACGCGACTCCTCCGGCAACGGCACACGCACGCCCTCGCACACGCCCGAGCCGCACCAGAGTCAGCAGTCCTGGAGCTTCGAGGAGCAGTTCAAACAGGTGAGTCGCCTTTCCTGCGCAGAGATGCCCAGGTTGCAGAGTCGCTGTGAAGGCAGCCACGGAATCTGCCTCCagcgcgggcgggcgggggagATATAATTAAGGCGTCCTCGAAGTTATCACATCGAAAGCCagttaacaataaaaatgttaatgatcagGAACCTCCTTTCcaccagaataagaaaaaaaaaccttagttATTATATAGTATCTGAAATCAGCGCTAGCAACTATTTCGATTTTCATTTATTCGCGTGATAAACGCGAAATAATGAATCACATGAATTGCggtaattgatattaatatatgtaatttatttctcgacattatttattattcttaaacaGTTATTTATGCGAGATATGCAGTTGGAGACCTCTTTAGCATATATTTGGGTGAAAAAACCCATAATATGTTTATCTTAATTTCGCGTAACAACTACAGGAATCACTTTCTCCATGTCAGAAATGGGGAAGATCCTCTCATCTTGCGACATACAATTCTTTTGCCACCTATGGAAACCCATGACATTTTCTAACCTCCCGCTCTTTGTGAACCCAGAGTCAATATTcttaacccgttttttttttgccggattatcatcatctatatccaGAATGATCAAATTCCCTCTATCAgtgttataaatatacaataagatGTAGATTTTCCTCGAGtcaagattgagagagaaaaaaaaccgcgCTTTCCGATCCGGGTCTTAGTAACATGTCaacttttctatatcttttatatcccTTATCATCTGCATCCGAAATCCTCGATGCATGACGTTGCAAGTCCCGTTATTAATTTTATGAGTAGATAATATGTGGATATTCTTGTATCAAATTGttcaagtaaatataaaaaaaaatcgaaaaacatcTCAATCTCCCGCGCTTTCTGATCCGGGTCTTGGGGTGATAAGTCATGCAAATTGCTCCCGGGATGCGAGGGAAGGTTCAACCACTCGCCGGAATCCTCATACCTGAACCCGAACTCTCGACTGGTTGGGCACAcattaagaggaagagagggagggagggagaggggaaaaggggggaaatgaaggagggagaggatgagaaagagaagaagagggagagggaaaagggaaaagggagaaggagagaaggagagtgtgggagagagaaagcaaaggggCGATGACGTTCATGACGTCGGTCTGCTTCCAAAGTCATCATCCCATGGCATTTCTCgatcgacccccctcccccttagacCCCGGCCGGCCTTGTCCTCGAGGCCGAGCGCCAAGGCGGGGCTTCAATACGAACGGAGAGCCGTTTGCCCTCGCGCGAGATGGACGAGTGATAACAAAAGGTCCAGTAATATTCCGGCGTGATGTGTTGGCAGTAACCGGATGATAGGTTAGGGTcgagtaataacaatcattaagGGAATGTTGAGAGTTGTCCATCAGCGCGGCGGCTCCCGGCAGCCAGTCACGTCGCTCGACCCGGCGTCCCGGCCCGCCATTGGCTCCCCGGCGCGGCAACCTTGCTATTACTCGGCCGGCTACCGGACTTCGATCTCGTCTCCACCTGCGCGATTATATCATTGCATTTATTCTCCCTCGCTTGTAATTTGCATGTGAAGGAATATTGGTTATGTGCAGGGCAGGATAATGACGAttttttccccctcgccccttGCGCAAGtcgttgtttggttgtttttcgtTCATTTGCAATCGTAGAATACAAAGGCGAGATTACTCGGGACTTAATCGTTCTCCATCTATCCGGATAATTGAGACGAGTTGCAGATCATCAAATTTTCCGGGGGTTGTAGGTTCGCTTGTTGAATTTAAATGATATTTGATGGTTTTCGGGGCGGAGGGATGAAGAGGTTGAGACGAGGCTTCGATAGAACAACCTCGCCGTTTTACTCAATCTGCGAGTCATTTCCACCTGTCCCGCCGGCGAGTCGTCGCTGCGATGGTTCCCCAGAAGACAGCATCCgagcttgtttttttccccaaaataagaGGAGGCAATATCAGTTTATTTCCGTGCTTCTCGGACATAAAAAGTGAGCGCGATCAGGGCAAACAGGAGGACAGCAACAAACGCCACCGCAGGAACTCTAACCAGGAGACCGGAGAAGACGGCGTGAGACAGCAAATGGCCACGGAtgacaacaaaaaatagaaaacagaaaatagctgaaaaaaacaacacacaaaacagcagaaagcaacagaaaagaaaacatcagAAGACAGCGGTAGACGACAAAACAGCAAAGGGCAGCAGGCGAAGGGGACCCGAGCACCAGGAGGCAGCGAGTGATAGCAGGAGACTCGGCTGCATCTGGTCCGTTCGGCTTTAACAGACGGACAAGTCAGGCCAAGCCGGGTTCTTTGTCGGGGCCGCCGCTC from the Penaeus monodon isolate SGIC_2016 chromosome 35, NSTDA_Pmon_1, whole genome shotgun sequence genome contains:
- the LOC119595179 gene encoding uncharacterized protein LOC119595179 — translated: MEHPEIEEDGRMSGTDDRVSDMEQEDSLGLTGGGRDSPLKPGVGVCGGGMEGEDILAKLRQQVSAASLFSHTRESILGGSPPPPGSPNNNNNNNNNNNNGHNLYDRLHTLLQAKMKREEDGEGDEDSRDLVLRAEALQRQRESLLSSPQALMNAMRGGGPPSLVPPGPHLPFIPSTVGLPPTSQMPPTPGSAGSRDSSGNGTRTPSHTPEPHQSQQSWSFEEQFKQVREPTKHSSFEEDKRKVGAGRRFFK